In Candidatus Methanosphaera massiliense, the following are encoded in one genomic region:
- a CDS encoding transposase yields MLNENIYSTNKYLNSKQLKLFDFGIQRQNNNYLSEISKNEKINLTHNMMLDFVLTAYNYAKLTFNKYSSHYSKKKYTQPQLFAIIAYKIYNKYDYRTTIDNLNVSTKLQKALRLKTIPHHTTIQKFFKRIETKQINNINRLLLQYFPVKECYFSLDGTGYTNSYSDIYYNNRTNKTRRQYIKNHITIDSKYMLIRHYNALKGPKFDTVFAISAIRAIKKYKPRYILADRAYDSEIIKKTIVEETTALPQIPVKTRQKSGKYRSKCRTIFLKPVYNFRNQVECVNSIQKRRFNGINNSRSTKLQIKETKLKNVFYNIYRSIQILQK; encoded by the coding sequence ATGCTAAACGAAAATATCTATTCTACAAATAAGTATTTGAATTCTAAACAACTTAAACTTTTCGATTTTGGAATTCAAAGACAAAATAATAATTATTTATCAGAAATATCCAAAAATGAAAAAATAAATTTAACACACAATATGATGTTAGATTTCGTATTAACAGCATATAATTATGCTAAATTAACTTTTAACAAATATTCATCACACTATTCAAAGAAAAAATACACACAACCACAATTATTTGCAATAATAGCTTATAAAATATACAATAAATACGATTACAGAACAACAATTGATAATCTAAACGTATCAACTAAATTACAGAAAGCTTTAAGACTAAAAACGATACCACATCACACAACAATTCAGAAATTCTTCAAAAGAATAGAAACAAAACAAATAAACAATATTAACAGACTATTATTACAATATTTCCCTGTGAAAGAGTGTTATTTCAGTTTAGATGGAACAGGATACACTAATTCCTATTCAGACATCTATTACAACAATAGAACAAATAAAACAAGACGACAATACATAAAAAACCATATCACAATCGATTCAAAATATATGTTAATAAGACATTACAATGCTTTAAAAGGACCAAAATTCGATACAGTATTTGCAATAAGTGCAATTAGAGCAATAAAGAAGTACAAACCACGGTATATATTAGCAGATAGAGCATATGACTCAGAAATAATTAAAAAAACAATAGTAGAAGAAACAACAGCATTACCACAAATACCTGTGAAAACTAGACAAAAATCAGGAAAATATAGGAGTAAATGTAGAACTATCTTCTTAAAACCAGTATATAACTTCAGAAATCAAGTAGAATGTGTGAATAGTATTCAAAAAAGAAGATTTAATGGAATAAACAATAGTAGATCTACGAAATTACAAATAAAAGAAACAAAATTAAAAAATGTGTTTTATAATATTTATAGATCTATTCAAATTTTGCAAAAATAG